One segment of Chloracidobacterium sp. DNA contains the following:
- a CDS encoding NAD(P)/FAD-dependent oxidoreductase: MSFNVAIVGAGPAGSALAAALAAAGARVRLYDLQGGAWEKPCGGGVTAKALRQFDFLLDKTQRFPRQDIHEIELVSSGGRSVVFPLGGAPFQIFSRRNLNGLLLERATEAGADFIPRRVTGLTRAANRWSVAADRDRWPADVVVGADGCTSFVRRTIGHRLPDADQALCCGYYVPAAGATRAVVAFPKRFTGYVWAFPRPDHISYGIINQCGEYPPAKLWAELDAFVRWHRQGELPRDRVKYAARVPMLRRASWKTNRVVGDGWALIGDAAGFVDPITGEGIFYALHSAQLLAQALQAGDIRAYDRAWRASFEADLTEASRRLPKFYRGGMLGASVIDRVLQLSTIHGGVVTIMRQALAGDVDYVSLKRQVLRSLFAPAAWRAPKLTIRLVDYPQAA; this comes from the coding sequence ATGAGCTTCAATGTCGCCATTGTTGGGGCAGGTCCGGCGGGGTCGGCGTTGGCAGCGGCGCTCGCTGCGGCGGGCGCGCGAGTGCGGTTATACGATTTGCAGGGCGGCGCATGGGAAAAACCGTGCGGAGGCGGCGTCACCGCAAAAGCCCTCCGCCAATTTGATTTCCTCCTCGATAAAACCCAGCGTTTTCCACGTCAGGACATCCACGAAATTGAACTCGTTTCATCCGGGGGACGCAGCGTTGTGTTTCCGCTGGGCGGCGCGCCGTTTCAGATTTTTTCGCGCCGCAACTTGAACGGCCTACTACTGGAACGCGCCACGGAAGCCGGCGCGGATTTTATCCCCCGGCGCGTGACAGGTCTGACGCGCGCGGCAAATCGGTGGTCTGTCGCTGCCGACCGCGACCGCTGGCCGGCGGACGTGGTGGTGGGCGCGGACGGCTGTACAAGTTTCGTCCGGCGGACAATCGGACACCGCCTGCCGGACGCCGATCAGGCGCTGTGCTGCGGGTACTACGTCCCGGCGGCGGGCGCGACGCGCGCCGTGGTGGCGTTCCCAAAGCGTTTTACGGGATATGTCTGGGCGTTCCCACGCCCGGATCATATTTCCTACGGCATTATCAATCAGTGTGGCGAGTATCCGCCGGCGAAGCTCTGGGCAGAGTTGGACGCCTTTGTACGGTGGCACCGGCAAGGCGAACTGCCGCGCGACCGGGTGAAGTACGCGGCGCGCGTACCGATGCTGCGACGCGCGTCGTGGAAGACAAACCGCGTCGTCGGCGACGGCTGGGCGCTGATCGGCGACGCCGCCGGCTTTGTCGATCCCATCACTGGCGAGGGCATTTTTTACGCCCTGCATTCGGCGCAGTTACTGGCGCAGGCGTTGCAGGCAGGCGACATCCGGGCGTACGACCGCGCGTGGCGGGCGTCGTTTGAGGCGGATTTGACCGAAGCCTCACGACGTTTGCCGAAGTTTTACCGTGGCGGGATGTTGGGAGCGTCGGTTATTGACCGGGTGTTGCAACTTTCGACGATTCATGGGGGCGTCGTGACAATCATGCGCCAGGCATTGGCGGGCGACGTGGATTATGTCTCGCTCAAGAGACAGGTTCTGCGGAGCTTGTTTGCACCAGCGGCGTGGCGTGCGCCGAAACTGACCATCCGGCTGGTGGATTACCCTCAGGCGGCGTAG
- a CDS encoding FAD-dependent oxidoreductase has protein sequence MAKHRVLILGGGFGGLYTARALSLLGVTRQAEVTLVNRTPTFLFLPLLYEIVTGEVADWQIAPSFTEVLPSGCRFVCGEVVGGEFQANCRRVRIRQTDSEATLEADTVVLALGGVPDDFGLPGVKTYARPFRSLADAHALKASVMDAVRRAAAAPHETISFAVIGAGPSGVELSAVLADRLRTELQRVGLPPTRARLHLIDRLPEILPQYASSLRRFARRELARRGVELHLGVGVASCSAAGVELETGAHIAADTIVWTAGSRPTPVLAAFPFVRDRRGRIPVGRTLEVPGFPGVYALGDIAASAAAPATAQVAVRQAAVVAHNIDAALRGELLQEYRYEPLGEMMTLGRGTAAANILGVAFNGLAGYLTRRLVYLMAMPDPWHATKVGLSWLGQLLEEAWRRQPSPVTTAYALD, from the coding sequence ATGGCAAAGCACCGGGTCTTGATTTTGGGCGGCGGTTTCGGCGGGCTGTACACCGCACGCGCGTTGAGTTTGCTTGGCGTGACGCGCCAAGCGGAGGTGACACTCGTCAACCGCACGCCGACGTTTCTGTTCCTCCCACTCCTCTACGAGATTGTGACCGGCGAGGTCGCCGATTGGCAGATTGCGCCGTCCTTTACCGAGGTTCTACCATCCGGCTGCCGTTTTGTGTGCGGCGAAGTCGTAGGTGGTGAGTTTCAGGCGAATTGTCGTCGCGTGCGCATCCGCCAAACGGACAGCGAGGCGACGCTCGAAGCTGACACCGTTGTGCTGGCGCTCGGCGGCGTGCCGGATGATTTTGGCTTGCCGGGCGTCAAGACGTACGCTCGACCGTTTCGCTCACTAGCCGACGCCCATGCGCTGAAAGCTTCCGTGATGGATGCCGTACGGCGGGCGGCGGCAGCGCCCCACGAAACCATTTCGTTTGCCGTCATTGGCGCAGGACCGAGCGGCGTTGAGTTGTCAGCCGTCCTAGCCGATCGGCTGCGCACCGAGTTACAGCGAGTCGGCCTGCCGCCAACGCGCGCGCGGCTGCATCTGATTGATCGGCTGCCGGAGATTTTGCCGCAGTACGCTTCGTCCCTACGGCGTTTCGCGCGCCGTGAGTTGGCGCGGCGCGGCGTCGAGTTGCATTTAGGCGTTGGGGTAGCGAGCTGTTCCGCCGCCGGTGTTGAGCTGGAAACCGGCGCGCATATCGCCGCCGACACGATAGTATGGACGGCCGGCAGCCGTCCGACGCCGGTATTGGCGGCCTTCCCGTTTGTGCGTGACCGGCGGGGACGCATTCCCGTTGGGCGGACGCTGGAAGTTCCCGGCTTTCCGGGAGTCTATGCCCTGGGCGATATTGCGGCGAGCGCTGCTGCGCCTGCGACGGCGCAGGTCGCTGTCCGACAGGCGGCGGTGGTCGCCCATAACATTGACGCCGCCTTACGCGGTGAGCTGTTGCAGGAGTACCGGTATGAGCCGTTAGGTGAGATGATGACGCTCGGACGCGGCACAGCCGCCGCCAACATCCTAGGCGTGGCGTTTAATGGCTTAGCCGGCTATCTGACGCGCCGCTTGGTGTATTTGATGGCGATGCCCGATCCGTGGCATGCAACGAAGGTTGGTCTGAGCTGGCTTGGGCAGTTGCTGGAGGAAGCTTGGCGGAGGCAGCCGTCGCCTGTAACCACAGCGTACGCGCTAGACTGA
- a CDS encoding fumarylacetoacetate hydrolase family protein → MRLALLRRQSKTFTAAIVDQVAVAVGHILAEPKDFFTLDVAARAALSTYVTEAAQRGDGVTPLDEVEFLPPVPRPGKIIAVGLNYRDHAAEQGKAPPTEPVVFAKYASAVTGHGRPIVLPPNSREVDYEAELALVIGKTARRIVREDAYAYVGGYTVLNDVSARDMQRQDKQFTRAKSCDTFAPMGPWLVTAEDIPDPHALDIRLTLNGRVIQASNTREMIFDIPYLIWFLSQAMTLEPGDVISTGTPGGVGVFRQPPVFLQPGDEVAITIERIGTLRNVVVAPQD, encoded by the coding sequence ATGCGTCTTGCCCTTTTGCGCCGCCAATCCAAGACCTTCACCGCCGCCATTGTGGATCAGGTCGCCGTCGCGGTCGGTCACATCCTCGCCGAGCCGAAGGATTTCTTCACGCTCGACGTGGCGGCGCGCGCGGCGTTGTCCACGTACGTCACGGAAGCGGCGCAGCGCGGCGACGGCGTGACGCCGCTGGATGAGGTCGAGTTCCTGCCGCCTGTCCCACGACCGGGCAAGATCATCGCCGTTGGGTTGAACTACCGTGACCACGCCGCCGAACAGGGTAAAGCGCCGCCGACTGAGCCGGTCGTTTTCGCCAAGTACGCTAGCGCCGTGACCGGCCATGGCAGGCCGATCGTTCTCCCACCCAACAGCCGCGAAGTGGACTACGAAGCCGAACTTGCCCTCGTCATCGGCAAAACGGCCCGCCGCATTGTCCGCGAAGACGCATACGCCTACGTTGGGGGCTACACCGTGCTCAACGACGTGAGCGCCCGCGACATGCAGCGCCAAGACAAGCAGTTCACGCGAGCGAAGTCTTGCGACACCTTCGCCCCAATGGGGCCGTGGCTTGTGACGGCCGAGGACATTCCCGACCCCCACGCGCTGGATATCCGCCTCACGCTCAACGGGCGCGTCATACAGGCGTCGAACACGCGCGAGATGATCTTCGACATCCCCTACCTCATCTGGTTTTTGTCGCAGGCGATGACGCTTGAGCCGGGCGATGTGATCTCCACCGGCACACCGGGCGGTGTCGGCGTCTTTCGTCAGCCGCCGGTTTTTCTCCAGCCCGGTGACGAAGTGGCGATTACAATTGAGCGCATCGGAACGCTCCGCAATGTCGTTGTCGCGCCACAAGATTGA
- a CDS encoding DUF4350 domain-containing protein produces the protein MSRQTFKNGLVVALVVALLLGLNLLFYVKPEPAEESDVFADRSTHSGRAYGTLAAYLLLQESGLRVSRWEQDYRALADNRDVRAVIFVEPREKPGPRQLRALRRWIVNGGTFIVFERAWPLALGGQELSPSDRLPLEATGSAFGKAPLQSVAPWQPGGVFHGVSRLACSETAVTVKLHPLSKPHSFELGNFDEPHRLKGAVPLAGVKDAPAVLEVGYGDGRIIFVGDPFVIANNGIGEGDNARFVLNLARMAVGEGDGRIVFDDYHHGYRMTNGGLLGFLGYFRGTPIPWLVWHTVAFGLLVAYTLGRRFGRPLRLPVKPRTNALEFVTAMAQIQKAAASRDLALENLYRRFHRRLCRYTGLPTTTPLRDLCVAAGERSGRPGSEWRSVTERCQAIIDGAPTTDAELLRLARRLRELESLLPA, from the coding sequence ATGAGTCGCCAGACCTTCAAAAACGGCCTCGTCGTCGCCTTGGTCGTGGCGTTGTTGTTGGGCCTCAACCTGCTGTTTTACGTCAAACCGGAACCTGCAGAAGAATCCGATGTATTCGCTGACCGCTCGACGCACTCCGGCCGCGCGTATGGAACACTAGCGGCGTATCTGTTGTTGCAAGAATCAGGCCTGCGAGTCAGTCGGTGGGAGCAGGATTACCGCGCCTTGGCCGACAACCGCGACGTACGCGCGGTCATCTTTGTCGAACCGCGTGAAAAGCCGGGACCGCGCCAACTGCGCGCCCTGCGGCGGTGGATCGTGAACGGCGGCACATTCATTGTGTTCGAGCGAGCTTGGCCGCTGGCGCTGGGCGGCCAAGAACTGTCGCCGAGCGACCGGTTGCCGCTTGAGGCGACAGGTTCGGCCTTCGGCAAAGCGCCATTGCAAAGCGTCGCGCCGTGGCAACCGGGCGGCGTCTTTCATGGCGTTAGCCGACTAGCCTGTTCGGAGACGGCCGTGACAGTCAAGCTCCATCCGCTGTCGAAACCCCATTCGTTTGAGTTGGGGAATTTCGATGAACCCCACCGGCTCAAAGGCGCCGTCCCACTGGCTGGCGTCAAGGATGCGCCCGCTGTTCTGGAAGTCGGCTACGGAGACGGGCGCATCATCTTCGTTGGCGATCCGTTTGTCATCGCCAACAACGGCATCGGCGAAGGCGACAATGCGCGCTTCGTGCTCAACTTGGCGCGCATGGCCGTTGGCGAGGGCGACGGTCGCATCGTTTTTGACGATTACCATCACGGCTATCGGATGACCAACGGCGGGCTGCTCGGCTTTCTGGGCTACTTCCGGGGGACGCCGATTCCATGGCTGGTGTGGCATACGGTCGCGTTCGGTCTACTGGTCGCTTATACGCTGGGGCGCCGCTTTGGGCGACCGTTACGATTGCCCGTCAAACCACGGACGAATGCGCTAGAGTTCGTCACCGCGATGGCCCAGATCCAGAAAGCGGCGGCGAGCCGCGACTTGGCGCTGGAGAATCTTTACCGGCGGTTTCATCGGCGGTTGTGCCGTTATACGGGGTTGCCGACCACGACGCCGCTTCGGGATTTGTGTGTGGCGGCGGGGGAGCGTTCGGGGCGACCAGGAAGCGAATGGCGGTCAGTGACGGAGCGTTGCCAAGCGATTATTGACGGCGCGCCGACGACGGACGCCGAGTTGCTCCGGCTTGCCCGGCGTTTACGCGAGTTAGAAAGCCTGCTCCCAGCGTAG
- the selA gene encoding L-seryl-tRNA(Sec) selenium transferase — protein MTPEGLRVLPSVERLAQTLDADPTLQAYTPAERRAAARAVIAQRRAELIQNAVALGGLISEQVFEQLCVAARLRLYEARSLRPVINATGVILHTNLGRAPLPQAALEAIAEIAGGYANLEYDLTTGRRGRRDAHGEALWRELLGCEAAVVVNNCAAAVWLVLEALGRGGAALISRGELVEIGGGFRIPDIMAYSGVALREVGTTNRTRLADYEAALTPDTRLIVRVHQSNFRMTGFTARPTVAELAELAKQHGLILFDDIGSGLLADLTADGLHDEPMPARSLADGADVVTFSADKLLGGPQAGVIAGRRDLIEQIRRRPLMRVLRADKLTYAALEAVLRLYRAGNWAAIPILAMLRTSPLTLKRRAQQLARRLRRRISPEVCRIELAPGASAIGGGCAPNIELPTTLVALVPKHSSTDDLTTQLRQASPPVITRTADGRILLDPRTVFPSQEAALVSAVVASVTKACGAA, from the coding sequence ATGACGCCTGAAGGGCTGCGCGTCCTGCCGTCGGTGGAGCGTCTGGCGCAGACATTGGACGCCGACCCGACTTTGCAGGCTTACACACCGGCTGAACGCCGTGCGGCGGCTCGCGCTGTGATTGCCCAGCGCCGCGCCGAGCTTATTCAAAACGCCGTCGCGTTGGGCGGCCTCATCAGCGAGCAAGTGTTTGAACAACTCTGCGTAGCCGCACGGCTCCGGCTGTATGAAGCGCGGTCGCTGCGCCCGGTCATCAATGCGACGGGCGTCATTCTGCACACCAACTTGGGACGCGCGCCGTTGCCGCAGGCGGCGCTGGAAGCCATCGCTGAAATCGCGGGCGGCTATGCCAATCTGGAATATGACCTGACAACCGGCCGGCGTGGACGACGCGACGCCCACGGCGAGGCGCTCTGGCGGGAACTACTTGGCTGCGAGGCGGCGGTTGTCGTCAACAACTGCGCGGCGGCGGTTTGGCTCGTCCTTGAGGCGCTAGGACGCGGCGGCGCAGCGCTCATCTCACGCGGCGAGTTGGTTGAAATCGGCGGCGGGTTTCGCATCCCCGACATTATGGCGTACAGCGGCGTCGCGCTGCGGGAAGTCGGGACAACCAACCGAACCCGCCTAGCCGACTACGAAGCGGCGCTGACGCCGGACACGCGCCTCATTGTCCGCGTCCATCAGTCAAACTTTCGCATGACCGGCTTTACGGCGCGTCCAACCGTTGCCGAACTAGCCGAACTGGCTAAGCAACATGGCCTCATTTTGTTTGATGATATCGGCAGTGGACTACTGGCTGACCTGACGGCGGACGGGTTGCACGACGAGCCCATGCCAGCGCGGTCGCTCGCCGATGGCGCAGACGTGGTGACGTTTAGCGCCGACAAGCTTCTCGGCGGGCCGCAAGCGGGCGTCATCGCTGGGCGGCGCGACCTCATCGAACAGATTCGGCGGCGACCCCTGATGCGCGTACTCCGGGCCGACAAGTTGACCTACGCCGCCCTAGAGGCCGTCTTGCGCCTATATCGGGCGGGCAATTGGGCAGCCATACCGATTTTGGCCATGTTGCGTACGTCGCCTCTGACGCTCAAACGGCGGGCGCAGCAATTGGCGCGGCGACTGCGCCGACGCATTTCGCCGGAAGTCTGCCGGATTGAACTTGCGCCGGGCGCGTCGGCTATCGGCGGCGGCTGCGCGCCGAACATCGAGCTTCCGACGACGCTGGTTGCATTGGTACCAAAGCACAGCTCCACCGACGACTTAACCACCCAACTGCGGCAGGCGTCGCCGCCAGTGATTACGCGCACCGCCGACGGGCGTATTCTGCTTGACCCCCGTACGGTTTTCCCTTCTCAAGAAGCAGCGCTCGTCAGCGCCGTAGTAGCAAGCGTCACCAAGGCATGCGGCGCGGCCTAA
- a CDS encoding TonB-dependent receptor: protein MNPHNRQLTPWLVRMVTLFGALGLLSWSIAAQTIYGNLSGRVTDQTGAAIAGARVEARNMDTGETRETTTGSDGVYLFRALPGGRYSVKISADTFETLVREPIAVTVARDATVDVELKPGSTQEVVTIEGDAALIETTRSQISKQVDARRILELPGRNSLNGLALLQAGVVNNQNGRPGSGFAVNGARTRSNNFLIDGTQNNDPSLSIPTQNLPPEALAEFQIITNNFSAEYGRNGGAIVQQITRSGTNEFSGIAHYTWFGNGLNALTTAQQRTFAAARAAGFSERESLRRARSVTVNNTWGGTFGGPIKKDKIFFFTSFDRTTERTTVSGTNTLALAPAAVTALQNYANTVTSGPDAFAPGALQFLLNTFPVANDPTPRGTLTIRRPSDNAIILTLPVQQFNRALQGAPLPFGTTFWRILARGDIQLTNNDRFTLRYLQDRSRDPGAPAAIPGNEIGTNIDNYNGAVNYIRTFSPRAVNEFRFSYVDRALNFPENLPPAFVISGFNSVGNANFPQFRNSKVIEFTDNFTFTVGRHTLKFGGSYNRVHLDSFFAPNFRGTVQYPSMQEFLFDRNALFSQYAGTGLVPARVNELGVFVQDDFRITPELTLNLGLRYEYVSAPFGYFSNAEADINNFAPRVGFAWNPRVSGDGFIATMLGGDKTVIRGGYGISYDQIFLNILLNTSRNFPRGVNIALGNITGQRLYIPANRPAPPTPQQFTGDPNLLPVRLYSPNKRVALPYQQSFNLGFERQLFSDYVLKVFYIGSRGLKLVREVESNIGFFQAAINNNPAFYANILPTLRPVTIGGQPAFRRDPSRGSILVGDGLASSWYHSLQITHAKRFRHGIQYELNYTWSAFINDSDDILGGQVNATLPANPLNFRQDRARSGLDQPHRLVANYTFEMPRITINNWFFDRLLNGWSMSGISTFASGTPFSVLSAVNALGILPGQISTVELSQRVSINPNGVPGTATGFPGVTNPFYVLNPANSGINGNAGRNILRTGGIASTDLAFVKNIRTFGSGDRQQTLQIRWEVFNVFNRRNFTVIPANTVSANTNPALFLNLGQTNVGGRSMIFTARYIF from the coding sequence ATGAATCCACACAACAGGCAGTTGACGCCTTGGCTTGTCCGTATGGTAACGCTGTTTGGGGCGCTGGGACTGCTGAGCTGGTCAATCGCTGCCCAGACCATTTACGGCAACCTCTCCGGGCGAGTCACCGATCAGACAGGCGCGGCCATTGCTGGCGCGCGCGTTGAAGCTCGTAACATGGACACCGGGGAAACCCGTGAAACAACCACTGGCAGCGACGGCGTTTACCTCTTCCGTGCGCTTCCCGGCGGCCGGTACTCGGTCAAAATCTCAGCCGACACGTTTGAAACGCTTGTCCGTGAGCCAATCGCCGTTACAGTCGCCCGCGACGCCACAGTGGACGTTGAACTCAAGCCGGGCAGCACCCAAGAGGTTGTGACGATTGAAGGCGACGCAGCGCTCATCGAAACCACCCGCAGCCAAATTAGCAAACAAGTTGATGCCCGACGCATTCTAGAACTGCCGGGACGTAACTCACTCAACGGTTTGGCGCTGCTCCAGGCGGGCGTTGTCAACAACCAGAACGGTCGTCCTGGTTCGGGCTTTGCTGTCAACGGCGCACGTACCCGTTCCAACAACTTCCTGATTGACGGCACCCAGAACAACGACCCCTCCCTGTCCATCCCGACGCAGAACCTGCCGCCAGAGGCGCTGGCCGAATTCCAAATCATCACCAACAACTTCTCGGCGGAATACGGCCGCAACGGCGGCGCGATTGTGCAGCAGATCACTCGGTCGGGAACAAACGAGTTTAGTGGCATTGCCCACTACACTTGGTTCGGCAATGGGCTAAATGCATTGACAACCGCCCAGCAACGGACGTTCGCCGCCGCCCGCGCCGCCGGCTTCAGCGAGCGTGAATCCCTACGCCGGGCGCGGAGCGTAACAGTCAACAACACTTGGGGCGGCACTTTCGGCGGCCCTATCAAGAAAGACAAAATCTTTTTCTTTACCAGTTTTGATCGCACGACCGAACGCACAACCGTCTCGGGGACGAATACGCTGGCGCTAGCGCCAGCGGCGGTGACGGCGTTGCAAAACTACGCCAATACCGTCACGTCCGGGCCGGATGCCTTTGCACCGGGCGCGCTGCAATTCTTGCTCAACACCTTCCCAGTGGCGAACGATCCAACGCCACGTGGGACGCTGACGATTCGGCGTCCATCCGACAACGCGATCATCCTCACGTTGCCGGTGCAACAGTTCAACCGGGCGCTGCAAGGCGCGCCGTTGCCTTTCGGCACAACCTTCTGGCGCATTCTCGCCCGTGGCGACATTCAGTTGACCAACAACGACCGTTTTACGCTCCGCTACTTGCAGGACCGGTCGCGTGATCCGGGCGCTCCGGCGGCTATTCCGGGCAACGAAATTGGCACAAATATAGATAACTACAACGGCGCGGTGAACTACATCCGTACCTTTAGCCCCCGCGCTGTTAATGAGTTCCGGTTCAGCTATGTGGACCGGGCGCTCAACTTCCCTGAGAATCTGCCGCCGGCTTTTGTCATCAGTGGCTTCAACAGTGTGGGTAACGCTAACTTCCCACAGTTCCGCAACAGTAAGGTCATTGAATTTACTGACAACTTCACCTTTACGGTGGGGCGGCACACGTTGAAGTTTGGCGGTTCGTACAACCGAGTCCATCTTGATTCATTCTTTGCACCGAACTTCCGTGGTACGGTGCAGTATCCTTCAATGCAAGAGTTTCTCTTCGACCGGAACGCGCTGTTTTCGCAGTATGCAGGAACGGGTCTCGTTCCGGCGCGCGTCAATGAACTCGGCGTCTTCGTGCAGGACGACTTCCGCATCACACCAGAACTCACGCTCAATCTTGGGCTACGCTATGAGTATGTATCGGCGCCGTTTGGCTATTTCTCCAACGCTGAGGCGGACATCAACAACTTTGCGCCGCGCGTTGGTTTCGCGTGGAATCCGCGCGTAAGCGGCGACGGCTTCATCGCGACGATGTTGGGCGGGGATAAGACGGTTATCCGCGGGGGCTACGGCATCTCGTACGACCAAATTTTCCTCAACATTCTGCTCAACACCTCGCGCAACTTCCCGCGCGGCGTCAACATTGCCTTGGGCAACATCACTGGGCAGCGGCTCTATATTCCGGCCAACCGTCCGGCACCGCCGACGCCCCAGCAGTTCACCGGCGATCCTAACTTGCTGCCGGTGCGACTCTATTCCCCCAACAAGCGCGTAGCGCTGCCCTACCAACAGTCGTTCAACCTTGGCTTTGAGCGGCAGTTGTTTAGTGACTACGTGCTTAAGGTGTTTTACATCGGGTCGCGCGGGCTGAAACTCGTGCGTGAAGTTGAATCAAACATCGGTTTCTTCCAAGCGGCCATCAACAACAACCCGGCGTTTTACGCCAATATTCTCCCAACCTTGCGTCCGGTGACCATTGGCGGCCAACCGGCGTTCCGCCGCGACCCATCGCGCGGCTCGATTCTGGTGGGCGATGGTCTGGCCAGCTCGTGGTATCACTCGCTCCAGATTACGCATGCCAAGCGCTTCCGGCACGGCATTCAGTATGAACTGAACTATACGTGGAGCGCCTTTATCAATGACAGCGACGACATTCTGGGTGGTCAGGTCAATGCAACCTTGCCAGCTAACCCTCTCAACTTCAGGCAGGATCGAGCGCGGTCGGGGCTGGACCAACCGCATCGCCTCGTAGCGAACTATACCTTTGAGATGCCGCGCATCACGATCAACAACTGGTTTTTTGACCGCCTACTCAATGGTTGGTCTATGAGCGGCATTTCGACGTTTGCTTCAGGGACGCCTTTCAGCGTACTCAGCGCCGTCAACGCGCTGGGCATCCTTCCTGGCCAGATCTCGACGGTTGAACTCTCGCAGCGTGTCAGTATCAATCCAAACGGCGTTCCCGGAACAGCGACCGGCTTCCCTGGCGTGACCAACCCGTTCTATGTCCTCAATCCGGCGAACTCCGGCATCAATGGGAACGCCGGCCGGAACATCCTGCGGACGGGTGGGATCGCTTCAACCGACCTTGCGTTTGTGAAGAACATTCGGACATTCGGCAGCGGCGACCGGCAGCAGACGCTCCAAATCCGCTGGGAAGTCTTTAATGTCTTCAACCGGCGCAACTTTACTGTGATTCCGGCTAATACGGTTAGCGCCAACACGAACCCGGCGCTGTTCCTCAACCTTGGTCAGACCAACGTCGGCGGACGGTCAATGATCTTCACTGCCCGTTACATTTTCTAG